The proteins below are encoded in one region of Festucalex cinctus isolate MCC-2025b chromosome 2, RoL_Fcin_1.0, whole genome shotgun sequence:
- the runx1 gene encoding runt-related transcription factor 1 isoform X2, with translation MNPGAFPGSGPLSLAMFLMRKGRSGSELFDPCPGRRYTPPSTTLASGGKLAEALGAQEAGGGASLVGKLRMADRDMVLSDHPGELVKTDSPNFLCSVLPTHWRCNKTLPIAFKVVALGEVPDGTMVTVMAGNDENYSAELRNATAAIKNQVARFNDLRFVGRSGRGKSFTLTITVFTNPSQVATYQRAIKITVDGPREPRRHRQKMDDIKPGSLAFSERLTELEQLRRSSMRVTPPHHHHPHTHPHHHHHHHHHHPQSSGCNTRQSTAAAALHSATFSSPAHTQMATAEGRQMQSSPSWSYDQSYPYLGQITTPSIHSTNPLSPSRSSLGDLSSRLTGPDLTAFSDPRMTLERSFTSVPSLPDTRFSDPRVHYPPTAAAFTYTPPHNPVSNGALGITMATAMATTPAGRYHTYLPPPYPSNAPHQGQNRPFQSTSSPYHVYYSTAAGSYQFSMMTGGGGGDARSPPRILPPCTNASTGSPLLHPSLPNQNEGVAVEVESSHSSSPANAEAVWRPY, from the exons ATGAACCCGGGAGCTTTTCCTGGTTCCGGTCCGCTGTCCTTGGCCATGTTCTTGATGAGGAAGGGCCGATCAGGCAGCGAACTCTTTG ACCCCTGCCCTGGCCGGCGCTACACTCCCCCGTCCACCACCCTCGCCTCGGGGGGAAAGTTGGCCGAGGCCCTGGGTGCCCAGGAGGCTGGAGGCGGAGCATCCCTGGTGGGCAAGTTGCGTATGGCCGACCGTGACATG GTGCTGTCAGATCATCCGGGCGAGCTGGTGAAGACAGACAGTCCCAACTTCCTGTGTTCGGTGCTGCCCACACACTGGAGGTGcaacaaaacactgcctatTGCTTTTAAG GTGGTTGCCCTTGGCGAGGTCCCCGATGGTACCATGGTGACCGTGATGGCAGGCAACGACGAGAACTACTCGGCAGAGCTCCGGAACGCCACGGCTGCCATTAAAAACCAAGTAGCCCGATTCAATGACCTGCGCTTCGTGGGTCGCAGCGGCAGGG GCAAGAGTTTCACCCTGACCATCACAGTGTTCACAAATCCCTCTCAGGTGGCGACATACCAGCGAGCCATCAAAATCACAGTGGACGGCCCCAGAGAGCCACGTC GTCATCGGCAGAAGATGGATGACATCAAGCCCGGGTCATTGGCCTTTTCCGAGAGACTCACGGAACTGGAGCAGCTGAGGCGGAGCTCCATGAGAGTGACTCCCCCACACCACCATCATCCTCATACTCATCCTCAccaccatcaccatcatcatcatcatcatcctcagtcATCCGGTTGTAACAcgcgtcagtcgacagcagcgGCCGCGTTGCACTCGGCCACGTTCTCCAGCCCGGCGCACACCCAGATGGCGACTGCAG AAGGGCGACAGATGCAGTCATCTCCATCATGGTCCTACGACCAATCCTATCCCTATCTTGGACAGATAACAACACCGAGCATCCACTCGACCAATCCCCTCTCACCAAGTCGCTCATCGCTAGGCGACCTGTCCTCACGTCTTACAG GCCCCGACCTGACCGCATTTAGTGACCCGAGGATGACCTTGGAACGATCTTTCACCTCCGTCCCTTCCCTGCCAGACACCCGCTTCTCGGACCCGCGCGTGCATTACCCCCCCACGGCCGCCGCCTTCACCTACACGCCCCCGCACAATCCCGTCTCCAACGGCGCCCTCGGCATCACCATGGCGACAGCCATGGCCACCACACCCGCCGGGAGGTATCACACATACCTGCCGCCTCCTTACCCGTCAAATGCGCCGCACCAAGGCCAGAACAGGCCCTTTCAGTCCACCTCCTCACCGTATCACGTGTACTACTCCACGGCTGCGGGCTCGTACCAGTTCTCCATGATGACCGGGGGAGGCGGCGGTGACGCTCGTTCCCCGCCGAGAATCCTACCGCCTTGCACGAACGCCTCGACGGGTTCCCCACTCCTGCACCCGTCTTTGCCCAATCAGAATGAGGGGGTGGCGGTGGAGGTGGAATCCAGTCATAGTAGCTCCCCGGCAAATGCGGAAGCTGTCTGGCGACCTTACTGA
- the runx1 gene encoding runt-related transcription factor 1 isoform X3 has translation MVFLWDAKYDPCPGRRYTPPSTTLASGGKLAEALGAQEAGGGASLVGKLRMADRDMVLSDHPGELVKTDSPNFLCSVLPTHWRCNKTLPIAFKVVALGEVPDGTMVTVMAGNDENYSAELRNATAAIKNQVARFNDLRFVGRSGRGKSFTLTITVFTNPSQVATYQRAIKITVDGPREPRRHRQKMDDIKPGSLAFSERLTELEQLRRSSMRVTPPHHHHPHTHPHHHHHHHHHHPQSSGCNTRQSTAAAALHSATFSSPAHTQMATAEGRQMQSSPSWSYDQSYPYLGQITTPSIHSTNPLSPSRSSLGDLSSRLTGPDLTAFSDPRMTLERSFTSVPSLPDTRFSDPRVHYPPTAAAFTYTPPHNPVSNGALGITMATAMATTPAGRYHTYLPPPYPSNAPHQGQNRPFQSTSSPYHVYYSTAAGSYQFSMMTGGGGGDARSPPRILPPCTNASTGSPLLHPSLPNQNEGVAVEVESSHSSSPANAEAVWRPY, from the exons ATGGTCTTCCTTTGGGACGCCAAATACG ACCCCTGCCCTGGCCGGCGCTACACTCCCCCGTCCACCACCCTCGCCTCGGGGGGAAAGTTGGCCGAGGCCCTGGGTGCCCAGGAGGCTGGAGGCGGAGCATCCCTGGTGGGCAAGTTGCGTATGGCCGACCGTGACATG GTGCTGTCAGATCATCCGGGCGAGCTGGTGAAGACAGACAGTCCCAACTTCCTGTGTTCGGTGCTGCCCACACACTGGAGGTGcaacaaaacactgcctatTGCTTTTAAG GTGGTTGCCCTTGGCGAGGTCCCCGATGGTACCATGGTGACCGTGATGGCAGGCAACGACGAGAACTACTCGGCAGAGCTCCGGAACGCCACGGCTGCCATTAAAAACCAAGTAGCCCGATTCAATGACCTGCGCTTCGTGGGTCGCAGCGGCAGGG GCAAGAGTTTCACCCTGACCATCACAGTGTTCACAAATCCCTCTCAGGTGGCGACATACCAGCGAGCCATCAAAATCACAGTGGACGGCCCCAGAGAGCCACGTC GTCATCGGCAGAAGATGGATGACATCAAGCCCGGGTCATTGGCCTTTTCCGAGAGACTCACGGAACTGGAGCAGCTGAGGCGGAGCTCCATGAGAGTGACTCCCCCACACCACCATCATCCTCATACTCATCCTCAccaccatcaccatcatcatcatcatcatcctcagtcATCCGGTTGTAACAcgcgtcagtcgacagcagcgGCCGCGTTGCACTCGGCCACGTTCTCCAGCCCGGCGCACACCCAGATGGCGACTGCAG AAGGGCGACAGATGCAGTCATCTCCATCATGGTCCTACGACCAATCCTATCCCTATCTTGGACAGATAACAACACCGAGCATCCACTCGACCAATCCCCTCTCACCAAGTCGCTCATCGCTAGGCGACCTGTCCTCACGTCTTACAG GCCCCGACCTGACCGCATTTAGTGACCCGAGGATGACCTTGGAACGATCTTTCACCTCCGTCCCTTCCCTGCCAGACACCCGCTTCTCGGACCCGCGCGTGCATTACCCCCCCACGGCCGCCGCCTTCACCTACACGCCCCCGCACAATCCCGTCTCCAACGGCGCCCTCGGCATCACCATGGCGACAGCCATGGCCACCACACCCGCCGGGAGGTATCACACATACCTGCCGCCTCCTTACCCGTCAAATGCGCCGCACCAAGGCCAGAACAGGCCCTTTCAGTCCACCTCCTCACCGTATCACGTGTACTACTCCACGGCTGCGGGCTCGTACCAGTTCTCCATGATGACCGGGGGAGGCGGCGGTGACGCTCGTTCCCCGCCGAGAATCCTACCGCCTTGCACGAACGCCTCGACGGGTTCCCCACTCCTGCACCCGTCTTTGCCCAATCAGAATGAGGGGGTGGCGGTGGAGGTGGAATCCAGTCATAGTAGCTCCCCGGCAAATGCGGAAGCTGTCTGGCGACCTTACTGA
- the runx1 gene encoding runt-related transcription factor 1 isoform X1: MKVSDFFFFFRFSPSFDECDPVCLISNIRCGVCCNLSFSLSLHWKSDERPSPTEDPSMNPGAFPGSGPLSLAMFLMRKGRSGSELFDPCPGRRYTPPSTTLASGGKLAEALGAQEAGGGASLVGKLRMADRDMVLSDHPGELVKTDSPNFLCSVLPTHWRCNKTLPIAFKVVALGEVPDGTMVTVMAGNDENYSAELRNATAAIKNQVARFNDLRFVGRSGRGKSFTLTITVFTNPSQVATYQRAIKITVDGPREPRRHRQKMDDIKPGSLAFSERLTELEQLRRSSMRVTPPHHHHPHTHPHHHHHHHHHHPQSSGCNTRQSTAAAALHSATFSSPAHTQMATAEGRQMQSSPSWSYDQSYPYLGQITTPSIHSTNPLSPSRSSLGDLSSRLTGPDLTAFSDPRMTLERSFTSVPSLPDTRFSDPRVHYPPTAAAFTYTPPHNPVSNGALGITMATAMATTPAGRYHTYLPPPYPSNAPHQGQNRPFQSTSSPYHVYYSTAAGSYQFSMMTGGGGGDARSPPRILPPCTNASTGSPLLHPSLPNQNEGVAVEVESSHSSSPANAEAVWRPY; the protein is encoded by the exons ATGAAGGTGagtgacttcttcttcttcttcaggttCTCCCCAAGTTTTGATGAATGTGATCCTGTTTGCTTGATTTCAAATATTCGTTGCGGCGTTTGTTGTAATTTGTCGTTTTCATTGAGCTTGCATTGGAAATCGGACGAGCGGCCGTCACCCACTGAGGATCCCAGCATGAACCCGGGAGCTTTTCCTGGTTCCGGTCCGCTGTCCTTGGCCATGTTCTTGATGAGGAAGGGCCGATCAGGCAGCGAACTCTTTG ACCCCTGCCCTGGCCGGCGCTACACTCCCCCGTCCACCACCCTCGCCTCGGGGGGAAAGTTGGCCGAGGCCCTGGGTGCCCAGGAGGCTGGAGGCGGAGCATCCCTGGTGGGCAAGTTGCGTATGGCCGACCGTGACATG GTGCTGTCAGATCATCCGGGCGAGCTGGTGAAGACAGACAGTCCCAACTTCCTGTGTTCGGTGCTGCCCACACACTGGAGGTGcaacaaaacactgcctatTGCTTTTAAG GTGGTTGCCCTTGGCGAGGTCCCCGATGGTACCATGGTGACCGTGATGGCAGGCAACGACGAGAACTACTCGGCAGAGCTCCGGAACGCCACGGCTGCCATTAAAAACCAAGTAGCCCGATTCAATGACCTGCGCTTCGTGGGTCGCAGCGGCAGGG GCAAGAGTTTCACCCTGACCATCACAGTGTTCACAAATCCCTCTCAGGTGGCGACATACCAGCGAGCCATCAAAATCACAGTGGACGGCCCCAGAGAGCCACGTC GTCATCGGCAGAAGATGGATGACATCAAGCCCGGGTCATTGGCCTTTTCCGAGAGACTCACGGAACTGGAGCAGCTGAGGCGGAGCTCCATGAGAGTGACTCCCCCACACCACCATCATCCTCATACTCATCCTCAccaccatcaccatcatcatcatcatcatcctcagtcATCCGGTTGTAACAcgcgtcagtcgacagcagcgGCCGCGTTGCACTCGGCCACGTTCTCCAGCCCGGCGCACACCCAGATGGCGACTGCAG AAGGGCGACAGATGCAGTCATCTCCATCATGGTCCTACGACCAATCCTATCCCTATCTTGGACAGATAACAACACCGAGCATCCACTCGACCAATCCCCTCTCACCAAGTCGCTCATCGCTAGGCGACCTGTCCTCACGTCTTACAG GCCCCGACCTGACCGCATTTAGTGACCCGAGGATGACCTTGGAACGATCTTTCACCTCCGTCCCTTCCCTGCCAGACACCCGCTTCTCGGACCCGCGCGTGCATTACCCCCCCACGGCCGCCGCCTTCACCTACACGCCCCCGCACAATCCCGTCTCCAACGGCGCCCTCGGCATCACCATGGCGACAGCCATGGCCACCACACCCGCCGGGAGGTATCACACATACCTGCCGCCTCCTTACCCGTCAAATGCGCCGCACCAAGGCCAGAACAGGCCCTTTCAGTCCACCTCCTCACCGTATCACGTGTACTACTCCACGGCTGCGGGCTCGTACCAGTTCTCCATGATGACCGGGGGAGGCGGCGGTGACGCTCGTTCCCCGCCGAGAATCCTACCGCCTTGCACGAACGCCTCGACGGGTTCCCCACTCCTGCACCCGTCTTTGCCCAATCAGAATGAGGGGGTGGCGGTGGAGGTGGAATCCAGTCATAGTAGCTCCCCGGCAAATGCGGAAGCTGTCTGGCGACCTTACTGA